The Couchioplanes caeruleus nucleotide sequence CCGCGACGATGTTCGACGACTTCGCCTCACGACCCGACCTCGTCCGCGGCTACATCGGCCCGCAGGGTCTCAAGGTGCGATACCTCGCCGACCCGCGCGTGGTCACCGGGAGCGCATGGCTGACCGGCGCCAACGAGCCGGGGAAGCACGCCACCTGTGTCGTCGCGGGACGCGACTTCACGCCGGACGGCACGATCGAGGCGGCGTACGTCCGCGCCGGCGACCCCTGCCCGCGGTGCGGCGAGGGCGCGCTGACCATCCGCCGAGGCATCGAGATCGGGCACATCTTCCAGCTCGGCCGCCGCTACACCGACGTGTTCAAGGTCGATGTGCTCGGCGCCGACGGGCGACCCGTACGCCCGGCCATGGGTTCCTACGGCATCGGCATCTCCCGCGCGGTGGCCTCCATCGTCGAGCAGCACCACGACGACCGCGGCATCATCTGGCCCGACGAGGTCGCTCCCGCCGACGTGCACGTCATCGGCGCCGGCAAGGACGGGCAGATACCGGCAGCACTGGAGCTCGCGTCGCACCTGTCGGCCGCCGGGCTACGCGTGCTGGTCGACGACCGGCCGCAACTGTCGGCCGGCGTCAAGTTCACCGATGCGGAGCTGATCGGCATCCGACGCTGCGTCGTGGTCGGCCGCCGTCTGTCCGAGGGGTACGCGGAACTACGCGATCGCCGTACGGGTGAACGCCGCGACGTCGCCCTGCCGGAGGTCGTCGATGCCGTCACCGGCTCATCGGCGGCCGGCCTCGGCGATCCCCCGCCCGAGGGGCACGGGGTGTAATCGATGAGACGGTCGGGTACCCGCTCGCGTAACGGGCGGGTACGAGCGCGGGGAGGTACAGCCATGGCTCGGACGGCAGTGGCGGACGTGATGACCCGGAAGGTCGTCTACCTGCCGGGCGACACGATGCTCGACGAAGCGGCCCAGGTCATGCGCGACCAGGGCATCGGCGACGTCATCGTGACCAACGGCCCCACCATGTCCGGCATGGTCACCGACCGCGACATCGTGGTCCGGGCGATCGCCGAAGGACTGCCGCCGCACTCGACGACACTGGCATCCATCGCGACGGTGGAGCTCATCATGGTGGAGCAGGCCGCGACGGTGGAGGAGGCGGTCCAAGCCATGCGCGAGCGCGGCGTACGCCGGTTGCTGGTGTGCGACGCCGACCGCAAGGTGGTCGGAATCCTGAGCCTGAGCGACGTCGCCCTGGTCCCCACCTCGACGCCGGCCTGACCCGTCCGGCACAAGCCACCGCCTTGACCGGACCCTGCACGAGCCGCCGACCCAGACGCCTCCGCGACGAGCCACTGCCCGGACCGGTCCCGGCACAAGCCGCCGGCCCGGACCGGTCCCGCCGCGAGCTGCCGGCCCGGACCGGAGCCGTCCTGCACGAGCCGCCGCTCTGACCTGTTTCGGGCGAGCCGCCGCCATGAGCTGTCCGGCCAAGCACCGCCCAGCCTCGCCGGCACAAGCTGTCGGCCTAGCCGGTTCTGCACGAGCTTTCACGCCGGCGCACCGTCGGGCGAAGGTCAGCCGGTAAGGCTTGTTGATGCGTCGGCTGGTCGTCGCGGGCACTTGGCCACATCCAACGTGGCCATCGACACCCGGCCGGCTGGTCGGCGGGACCGGCGGAGGGTGCTTGCGCGACGTAGGGTCACAACCGTGAGCGACATGCCGCCGAAGCTGGCCGAGATCGTCGACGAGTTCTCCTCCGCGCCTCGCGAGGTCGTCCTCGAGATGCTGTTGGAGTTCGCCGACTCGGTGCCTCCCCTGCCCGCCGAGCTCAAGAACCACGAGGGCATGGAGCAGGTGCCGGAGTGCCAGACGCAGTTCTTCCTCCGCGCCCAGGTGCAGCCCGACGAGACGGTCACGACGTGGTTCGACTGCCCGCCCGAGGCACCGACCACGCGGGCGTTCGCGGGCATTCTGTCGGAAGGGCTCGAGGGCGCCACGGCCGGAGAGATCTTGACCGTGCCCGACGACCTGTACAGCAGGATGGGCCTGGCCACGGCGATCAGCCCGCTGCGCATCCGGGGTGGGACGGCGATCCTGGCTCGGCTCAAGCGTCAGATCCGCGAGCAGGAAGAGGCACGCGAGCAGGAAGAGGCACGATCGTGAACATCGAAGTGTGGTCGGACGTCGTCTGCCCGTGGTGCTACATCGGCAAGCGGCGGCTGGAGACGGCGCTCGAAGGGTTCACCGGCGACGTGACCGTGACCTTCCGGGCGTACCAGTTGGATCCCAGTCCCGTGCCGCAGCCCGTGCCGACGAAGCAGGCCCTGGCGGAGAAGTTCGGCGGCGCGCAGCGCGCCGAACAGATGTTCTCGCACGTCACGGCGATCGGTGCGGCCGACGGGCTCACGTTGGACTTCGACCGGGCGATCAACGCCAACACGTTCGATGCGCACCGGCTCATCGCGTGGGCGGCCGGGCAGGACCTCCAGCTGATGATGACCGAGACGCTGCAGCGGGCGCACTTCGAGCAGGGCGTCGACATCGGCAACCATGCCGCCCTCGCGCGGCTGGCAGGGTCGATCGGGCTGGACGAGGAGGCCGCGCTCGCCTACCTCGCATCGCCCGCGGGGACGGACGCGGTGAACGCCGATCTGCTGGAGG carries:
- a CDS encoding CBS domain-containing protein produces the protein MARTAVADVMTRKVVYLPGDTMLDEAAQVMRDQGIGDVIVTNGPTMSGMVTDRDIVVRAIAEGLPPHSTTLASIATVELIMVEQAATVEEAVQAMRERGVRRLLVCDADRKVVGILSLSDVALVPTSTPA
- a CDS encoding SufE family protein yields the protein MSDMPPKLAEIVDEFSSAPREVVLEMLLEFADSVPPLPAELKNHEGMEQVPECQTQFFLRAQVQPDETVTTWFDCPPEAPTTRAFAGILSEGLEGATAGEILTVPDDLYSRMGLATAISPLRIRGGTAILARLKRQIREQEEAREQEEARS
- a CDS encoding DsbA family oxidoreductase translates to MNIEVWSDVVCPWCYIGKRRLETALEGFTGDVTVTFRAYQLDPSPVPQPVPTKQALAEKFGGAQRAEQMFSHVTAIGAADGLTLDFDRAINANTFDAHRLIAWAAGQDLQLMMTETLQRAHFEQGVDIGNHAALARLAGSIGLDEEAALAYLASPAGTDAVNADLLEARELGITSVPTFVIDRKYAVQGAQEVAVLRQALDEIARREAVDVAQ